ATACCGCGGAGCCTCCCCCCGCTTGGCGTTGATTTTGAAGCTCGGCAAACAGAGCATCCGTCATGACTCATCCTCGGATCTGGCTGGGGCAATCGCATCAATAAAGCGTCCCGTCAGAGTATCAGCGTGTGAGACCGAGTACCAATGTTCGGGCCGGAAAGCATCACGTCGTCGTTGGATCGCACCATCTGCGGTACATGCCCATCCCCCACTTGACTTAACGCCGTGAACAATTCCTTCACTGTTTTTTGTGTGCCAATGGCTTTGCCAGTGCCAGTCAATGAGAGAATAAAGAACACCTTTGATTGGGAGTTGGACGGCAATCATTTTTCAGTCGAGGTCCGTGCCAAATGGTCTCTCAACAACCGCCTTAGTCCTGTTAAGGATCAATCGTGATTGGGCACTGACGGCACACAAAAGCGATCCCAATAAATCAATCAGGGCGTTGCGCTAACACCCTGATTGACTTCCAAAAAACATCGAGACCAGTTCTGCTATCACGGTGCGCCAGAATCTCGCGCATCATCAATCGCCACTCACTCGAAAGTCATCGCATGGATTCGCTCCTTGATCGTTTTCTTCGATATGTTCGCATCGACACGCAAGCCGACGAAACCAGTTCGAGCTCTCCCAGCACTCTGAAACAGCTCACACTGAGCCGATTACTGGCCGAAGAATGCCGTGCCTTGGGACTTGCCGACGTGACGTGCGACGAATTTGGAATCGTGATGGCAACGATTCCCTCAACCGTGGACCATCAGGTACCGGCCATCGCGTATGTCGCCCATGTTGACACGTCGCCAGAATACACTTCAACGAATGTGAATCCCCTCGTGCATCGCAACTATCAGGGAGGCGACGTCGCTCTTCCTGGTGATGCCGAGAAAGTCATCAGGGTTGCGGAAAACCCTGATCTGCTGAAATGCCTCAGCCACACGCTAGTAACATCCGATGGAACAACGTTGCTGGGTGCGGACGACAAATCCGGCGTGGCGGTGATCATGACGGCCGCAGCTGAACTGCTGAAGCGCGGCAAGGATGTGAAGCACGGCCCGATACGGCTTTGCTTTACCTGCGACGAAGAAATCGGCCGTGGTACCGACAAGCTGGACCTGACGCAACTGGGGGCCCATGTCGCCTACACCCTCGACGGATCGGGACAAAACGACATTGATGCCGAAACATTCTCTGCCGACGGTGCCAAAGTGACCGTGAAAGGGATTAATACGCATCCCTCGGTGGGCAAAGGCGCGATGGTGAACGCGATCCGCATTCTGGCCTCCTTCTTGTCACGGCTTCCGACCGCCACCCTCGCCCCTGAAACAACGGACGGACGTGAGGGCTTTATCCATCCCTATCATGTGGAAGGGGGAGTCGCCGAAGCGTCGGCTCGGCTCATTCTGCGTGACTTTGAAACCACGCGATTAAACGATCAAGCCAAACTTCTGGAATCGATTGCCGAAACATTGCGCGCCGAACATCCGCGGGCCCAGATCACAGTCGAAGTTCGCTCGCAGTATCGCAACATGCGGGAAGGCCTGGTGAAAGAACCACGAGCCGTTTCAAAAGCCGTGGATGCTCACAAAGCCCTGGGCCGAGAACCCAATCTTTCCATCATTCGCGGCGGCACGGATGGATCGTTGTTGACGGCAAAGGGGCTGCCAACCCCGAACCTGTCAACCGGGGAACACAACCCGCATTCGCCGCTGGAATGGACCAGTGTCGAAGAAATGCAGGCCGCAGTCGCCGTGCTTGTACAACTCGCCGCGGAATGGGCAAAGCAGAGTGTTTGATCAACCGTCACGCCGTCGGCATGCGAGGACGTGACGATCAACCCATGCTCGCGGACAACGATTGTCGCAGTTTTTCGCGAGCCCGGGTGAGCGTCGGCCCAATCGAGTTCTCAGGCACAC
This genomic interval from Schlesneria paludicola DSM 18645 contains the following:
- the pepT gene encoding peptidase T codes for the protein MDSLLDRFLRYVRIDTQADETSSSSPSTLKQLTLSRLLAEECRALGLADVTCDEFGIVMATIPSTVDHQVPAIAYVAHVDTSPEYTSTNVNPLVHRNYQGGDVALPGDAEKVIRVAENPDLLKCLSHTLVTSDGTTLLGADDKSGVAVIMTAAAELLKRGKDVKHGPIRLCFTCDEEIGRGTDKLDLTQLGAHVAYTLDGSGQNDIDAETFSADGAKVTVKGINTHPSVGKGAMVNAIRILASFLSRLPTATLAPETTDGREGFIHPYHVEGGVAEASARLILRDFETTRLNDQAKLLESIAETLRAEHPRAQITVEVRSQYRNMREGLVKEPRAVSKAVDAHKALGREPNLSIIRGGTDGSLLTAKGLPTPNLSTGEHNPHSPLEWTSVEEMQAAVAVLVQLAAEWAKQSV